In bacterium, the sequence GAAGCGTCCTAGGCAAGCCCCGGCACGGGAGGTATCATGGCCAGGCCTCCCTTGCCCCCTAGCGCCTGCGGCTTTTTCCTGAGAGGGCGATTTGCTCGACGTTTCCACCGACGTGCGCCTGGGTGATCTGGCGCAGCGCGGGCCCACCCTCCATCCCGACGATCACCTGAGCAAGGCCCAACACCTGCTGCGCCAGTCTCCCGGCCATGCGCTGCCGGTGGTCTCGGGCGATCGCCTGGTGGGCGTGGTGGCCGAGGTCGACCTGCTCAAAGCCCTGCGCCTGGGCCTGTCTGGCGCCGAGCTGGAGGCCTACCCCGTGCGCTCGGCCATGACCCCCGACGTGGTCACCGGCCAGGCGGAGGCCTCCCTCGCGAGCGCCTGGGAGACCATGGCCACGGGCCGGCTCAAGACCCTGCCCGTGCTGGACGGCCATGGGAGCTTCTCCGGGGTGGTCTTCCGCAACGACTTGCTCGCCGCCCTGCGGCGCGACCTGCGCCCGGCGCAGATCGGGGGCCTCGCCACGCCGCTCGGCGTCTACCTCACCACCGGGGACCACCGCGCCGGGGCGGGGGATTGGGGGCTCTTCCTGACGGGCGTGGTCATGGCCCTCTGCCATCTGGTCGTGCTCAACACCGTCGAAGGCCTCGCCCTGACCATGGCTGAGGTGCCGCCGCCCTGGGCGATCGCCCTGGTCGAGTTCGTCGCCTACCTCGGTCTCTTGCGCCTGACGCCCCTGACGGGGTTCCATGCGGCCGAGCATCAGGTGGTGCACGCCATCGAGCGCGGCGAGGCCCTCTTGCCCGAGGTGCTCGCGCGCCAGCCCCGCGAGCACCCGCGGTGCGGGACCAACGTGATCGCCCTGGTCTTCGGCGCCCAGCTCCTCTGGCCCTTGGCCTCGCAGCCGGTGCTCGCCGCCGTGTCGGCCCTCCTGCTGTTCGCGGTGTGGCGGCGGCTGGGGTGGATGTTCCAGCACTTCTTCACCACCAAGACGCCTACCGATCGTCAGGTGCTCTCGGCGATCGCCGCGGGGCGGTCGCTCTTGGCCTCTTACGGCCTGCGTCCCGGCTACCGGGCCTCTCGTCTGAGGCGGCTGTGGGCGAGCGGCTTCCTCCAGATGGTCGCAGGCTTTCTCGTGGTGCTGGGCGTGGTACAATGGCTCAATTTGAAGTTCCCCCAACTCGGCGTGCTCGCTTGATTTCAGGCCTTTTTTATAAGGAGTCGGAATGACCGATCTGCAGCGGTATCTCATGGTGGCGGCGATCATCGCCCTGCTGATCCTGATCCACGAAGCGGGCCACTTCTTCTGCGCCAAGGCCCTGCGCATCCCGGTCAAGGAGTTCGCCCTGGGCTTCGGCCCGAAGCTCTTGGGCTTCCGCTGGGGCGAGACCGACATGCGGCTCAACTTGCTGCCCTTCGGCGGTTACTGCGCCTTTCTGGACGACGACCCTTCGGGGGAGTACGCGGACGGTGACAAGCGTCTCTTGCGCAACCGGCCGGTGTGGCAGCGCTTCATCGTCGTCAGCGGCGGGGTGGCGGCCAACTACGCCACGGCCTTTCTCGTTCTCCTGTTCGCGGCCCTGACCATCGGCTTCGTGCAGTTCAAGATGGGCGACCTCCAGATCACCCAGGTCATGCCCGGCCAGGCCGCCGAGCAGGCCGGCTTCAAGGCCGGGGACCGGGTGCTCTCGGTGGACGGTGCCGCGATCGAGGCCCCCGACGCCTTCATCAAGGAGATCGGCGCTCGCGCCGGCAAGCCGACGACCGTGCTCGTCAAGCGCGGCGAGGAGCAGCTCGCGATCGCCGTCACCCCCAACGAGCGCGGCAAGATCGGCGTCGGGATCCAGCCCAGCTCCATCTCGCGCGAGTACCAGCGCCCCGCCAACCCCGTGCTCGCCGCCGCCCAGCAGCAGGGCACCATGACCTTCCAGACCGTGGACGGCTTCGCCAAGCTCGTCACCGGCAAGATGAGCCCCAACGACCTGGGCGGGGTGATCGAGATCGGCCGCGCCGGGGCCTTCGTGGCCAAGAACGACGTGCGCGACATGCTCGCCTTCACCGCGCTCATCTCCATCGGCCTCGCGATCATGAACGTCCTCCCCCTGCCGGCGCTCGACGGCGGGCACATGGTCTTCCTGCTCCTGGAGGCCATCCGCCGCAAGCCCGTGCCCAAGCGCATCGAGGAGCCCATCCAGCAGGGCGGCATGGTGCTCTTGATGGGCCTGATGATGCTCATGCTCATCAAGGACGTGGTCAAGCCGATCAAGTACCCCGAGCTGCCCGCGCCGAGCAGCGCCCCGAGCGCGCCGGCCCCGCAAAAGTAAGCTCCCCCATCGTTGAAAGGATCCCCTTCCGTGACGCAAGCGACCATGAACACGACCCATTCCCAGGCCCTGTGGGCCGAAGCCCAGGACCTGATGCCCGGCGGGGTCAACTCCCCCGTGCGCGCCTTCCGCTCGGTGGGCGGCGAGCCGGTCTTCATCGACCGGGGCGAAGGCCCCTTCATGTGGGATGTGGACGGCAACCGCTACGTGGACTACATCGGCTCGTGGGGCCCGATGATCCTGGGTCACGGCCACCCGGCGGTCAAGGAGGCCCTGCACGCGGCCCTCGAGCGCGGCACCACCTACGGCGCGCCCTCGCCGGGTGAGGTGACGCTCGCCAAGCTCATCCGCGAGGCCCTGCCCTCGATCGAGATGGTGCGCCTCGTCAACTCGGGCACCGAGGCGACCATGAGCGCCCTGCGCCTGGCGCGCGCCTTCACCAAGCGCGAGAAGATCGTCAAGTTCATCGGCTGCTACCACGGCCACGCCGACATGCTGCTGGTGCAGGCCGGCTCGGGGGTCGCCACCCTCGGCTTGCCCGATAGCCCGGGCGTCACCCCCGGCACCGTCGCCAACACCCTCACCGTGCCCTACAACGACCCGGCGGCGATCGACGCCCTCTTCGCCGCCAACCCCGACTCCATCGCGGCCGTCATCCTCGAACCGGTGGTGGGCAACGCGGGGACGCTCTCCCCCGAGCCGGGCTACCTGGAGCACCTGCGGGCGGTGACCGAGCGCTACGGCGCCCTGCTCATCTTCGACGAGGTCATGACCGGCTTCAGGGTCGGCTACGGCGGCGCGCAGCAGCGCTTCGGCATCAAGCCCGACCTGACCTGCCTCGGCAAGATCATCGGCGGCGGGCTGCCGGTGGGCGCCTACGGCGGCCGCCGCGAGATCATGGAGATGGTCGCCCCCGCGGGCCCCATGTACCAGGCCGGCACCCTCTCGGGCAATCCGCTCGCCACCGCGGCGGGCATCGCGACCCTCACCCAGCTCCAGGCCCCCGGGGCCTACGAGCGCCTCGAAGCCGCCGCCGAGAAGCTCACTCAGGGCCTGCTCACAGCCGCCGCCGAGGCGGGCGTCACGGTCCAGCTCAACCGGGTCGGGGCCATGTTCACCCTGTTCTTCACCGATTCTCCGGTCAAGGACTGGGATACCGCCAAGCGTTGCGACACGGCTCGTTTCGGGCGCTTCTTCCGCGCCATGCTGGCCGAGGGGATCTACCTGCCCCCGAGCCAGTTCGAGGCCGCCTTCGTGTCCATGGCCCACACCGACGCCGAGATCGCCTTCACGATCGAGGCTGCAAAGCGTGCCTTCCGGGCGCTTGCATAGGAAGCGGCGCGTGGCGCGGCGTTTCCTGCCCCTGGCCCTGCTCGTCGCCCTGCTCGCAGGCTGCGACGACGGGCCGACCGTGCCGCAGGTCAACCCGCTGCCCGGAGCACGGTTGACCTCCGACTTCGGGTCCCGCGCGAAGGACCCGGTGACGGGCAAGGCGCTCGTCGATGGGCACCACGATGGCTACGATCTGGCGGCCCCCATGGGGTCGCCGATCCGGGCGGCCAAGTCCGGGAAGGTGACCTTCGTGGGGCCGCGCGGCGGCTACGGCAACGCCGTGGTCCTCGAGCACCCCGAAGGCTGGACGACCCTCTACGGCCACGCGAGTCGCCTGGCCGTGAAGGTCGGTCAGGCGGTCAACGCCGGCGATGTCATCGCCTACGTGGGCAGCACCGGTCACTCCACCGGTCCCCACCTCCACTACGAGCTGCGGCGCAACGGCCAGGCCGTGGACCCCAAGCTCGCGGTCGCTGCCGCGCTCCGGCCGACCTCGCCTCCTGCCAAGGTCGTGAGGGGCGCCAAGACCAAGACCAAGACCAAGGCCGCGCCGAAGGCGAAGGTCGCCTCGCGCGTGAAGTCCAAGGCCAAGAAGGCCGCCTCGAACCGCACCAAGGTGGCCCGGGCCATCTCCCGCTCACGTCCCTGAGGGACTTGTCCGACAAAGTCCGACGGAATTCTGGACGAGAAACTGCAAGATCGTTAAGCCTCCTGCCGATAGAGGGTATAAAACCCTCGGTCCCTGCGGTGCGTGCCGCCTTTTTTAGGGGCAGCAGGGGGAGGTCCTCATGAACGTCAATCGTACTTCGGCGGTGCAGCCCCCCCTGCGCGCACCCCGGGTCGCCACCGCCCCAAAAATCGCAGAGGACGCCGTCAGCACCGTCGGGCGCCTCATGGGTACGAACGCCCGCAAGCACTTGAGTGCCAGCGCCCTGGTCAAGGACGCGGCGGTCGGCGGCGTTGCCAACGTGCCCTTCGACGGCCTCTTCTCCAGCCAGGCGTATCGCCGCGGAGAGCTCAAGGCCAACGAGTACGTCGCGCGCGTCGTTTCGAGCTCCGTCGGCGGTGTCGTGTGGACGGCGGGCGGCGCGCTCGCAGGCGCTCTGCTGGCCCCCCTGGGGCTGCCCGCGCTTGCGGTGGGCATCGCGGGGTTCGCGCTCGGCATGACGGCGCAGGGCCTCTTCGATCGCTTCATGGGCTTCCCCATGGCCAAGAAGCTGGCCGAGCTGATCCCCGAGAAGAGCGCGAAGCCCCTCGCGGACGGCTTCACCAAGTACATCGCCAACCCCCTGAACGATTACGTTTGGCGGCCGGTGGTCGATACCGTCAAGGAGAACAAGCTGCTCGCGGCGGGGGTCGCCGGGGCGCTCGCCCTCAAGTTCCCGGGGGCCGCCAAGGCCATCGGCAAGGAGGCCTTTTCCATGGGCGGCGGCATGGCCGCTGGGCTCGCGCTCGAACTCGGGGTGATCACGCCGCTGTTGGGGGAGGCCAAGGATCCCTTCGAGCGCGAGCAGCCTGCCGAGGCTGAAGGCCTCGCGCTCGATCCGAAGTGGGTCGAGCGTTACCAGGCGCTGCTCGACAAGGCGTACGCGATGGGCGCGAGCCCCGCCGAGGCGAGTCAGGCAGCCCAGACCTATTTCACGCGCGCCCTTGAGAGCAACGGCGCCCCTGCCGAGGAGGCGGCGGCGCTGGTGGCGGCGATCGCCAAGGCTGCCGAAACCCAGGCCAAGTCAGAGCCCCGCGCCCAGGGGCGGGCCCTGCCCCCCGGTATGTTGATGGGGCGCTAGTTCGCCATCGAGCCCCTGAGCAATATACCCGTCCTCTGTGACAAGACCCGCCCCCGGAAGAAACCGAGGGCGGGTCTTGTTGTGGGCCTGGGCGAGGCTAGATGAGAGGGGCGATGGCGCCCCAGGCTTCGCGCTTCAGCTTCTCGCCGATGCCGGCGTTCTTGAGGGTCGCGAGGTTGGCCTTGGGGCTCGCCTCCCAGTCGGGGGTCCAGAGGCGCTTGTTGACGTCCTTGGCGAAGTTCTCGTCGTCGATGAGGACGCTCAGCTCGTGGTTCGCCTCGAAGGCGCGGGTGTCGGCGTTGGCCGAGCCGAGGATCGACTTATGGTCGTCGATGACCATCAGCTTGGTGTGGCTGAAGTGCTCCTTGGGCAGGTCAGGGGTCGCCTTGCCCTCGTACCAGCGCACGTTGATGCCGTTCTCGAGCAAGTCTTCGGCGAAGTGGTTGTTGAGGTCCAGGTAGACCTTCTCGTCGTTGAGGCGGGGCAGCATGACGTTCACTTCGACGCCGCGCGCCCGGGCCTTCGAGAGGGCCTCGATGAAGGGCTCGTCTGAGAGGTACGGCATCATGACCTTGACCGACTTCTTGGCGTTGCCGATCTCGTCCAGGAAGGTCTTGGTGAGGTCGAAGATGTCCGACTCGGGATCGTTGAGGATGACCTTGGTCTTCGGAGCGGGGCCTGCCGGGTAGTGGGGCAGGGGAATGGCCTCGGCGCCGGTGCGGGTCCAGTTGCGGTTAAAGGCGGAGATCGCATCGCGGGTGGCCGGTCCCTCGATGGTGACCATGGTGTCGTGCCACTCCTTGGCGTAGCGATCGCTGATGTTCATGCCGCCGGTCATGAAGCGCTCGCCGTCCGCGATGATCATCTTGCGGTGGGTGAGGGGCATGCCCTCGGCGAGGGTGAAGACTTCGGGGTTGTGCAGGCGCACGTCCACGCCGTTCTCGCGCATGCGCTTGTAGAGCGCCATGTGAGGGGCGTCGTCCAGGTTGGAGGCGGTGCCGTAGGTGTCGAGCAAGAGCTTGACGTCCACGCCGTCCCTGCGCTTCTTGATCAGCAGATCGCTGATGCGCTTGCCGGTGTCATCGTCCTTGAAGGTGAAGGTCTCGAAGTGGAGCGAGTGCTTGGCGTCGGAGATGAGCTTCTCCATCGCCTTGAAGGCGTCCTTGCCGTCGATGTGCAGGTTGGCGCTCTCGGCGACCCGGACGGTCTTCTTCATGGCCTCGCGGGCGGCTTTCGAGATCGCGGTCTGATCCTTGGCGAGCGCTTGCTTGACGGGGGTCTCGATCAGCTCCTTGGCCTTCTTGGGCCCATCGTTCCAGACGATGTTGGCGACCATCTTGAGGTTGTCCAGCATAGCGCGATCTCCAAAAGAAAAAGGAACGACCAAGGGATTTGTACCCGAGATCGCTCCTTTTCCCCTTGCTTAGAGCAGGAAGTCGAGGGCCTCGAGCACCTTGCGCTTGAGCTTGGTCGTGAGGGGAGCGGCGTCGAGCGCCTCGAGCGAGGCGGGACGGGCGCTCTCCCAGTCGGGAATGGCGACCTTCTCCTGGAAGGCCTTGAGGGTCTTGGGATCCGAGATCATGGTCACGAGCTCGTGGTTGGAGGCGTAGGTCCGGGCGTCGCCGTTGGCCGAGCCGACCGAGAGCAACTCGCCGTCGATCATCATGCCCTTGAAGTGACTGAAGCGCTCGACTTCCTTGCCGTCGATCTTGCCGCCGTAGAAGTAGCGCACGTCGATGCCTTCCTGCAGCATCTGGCGGGCGTTCTCTTGGTTGAGCAGGGTGTAGACCGCGCCTTCGCCGCCCGCCTCGCGGTGGCCGGGCAAAAGAACCTTGACCTGGAGCTCGGGGACGGCCTGATCGATGGCCATCCGGTCGTACTTATTCTGGGCGGCGCCGAGCAGCTCGGCGCGCTTGGCAGTGTTGGCGCGCTTGGCGGAGATCAGCTCGTTGATCAGGCCATCGTCCGAGAAGTACGGGTAGATGGCCATGATCTCCTTCTGGGCGCCCCGGATGGCCTTGAAGTGAGCCTCTTGGAGGGACTTGGTGCCCGCGTGAGGATCGGTCACGAAGGACTGGATCTTGGCCTCGCCCGAGACGGGGGCGGGCTTGGGAAGGTCGCTGGGCGCCTTGCCGCCCGCACGCTCCCAGTTCTCGAAGAACTCGCGGTGAATACGGTCGGTCTCCTCGCCCTTGACGGTGTAGAGCAGGTCGTGCCACGAGGTCTCGACCTTGTCGCCGTTCTTGAAGGTCGGCTTGAGGTACTCGTCGCCGATGTTGCGACCGCCCGTGATGAAGGAGTCGTTGTCGGCGATGTAGAGCTTGCGGTGGGTGATGGGGATGCCGACCGGATCCAGCGAGACTTTGTGGCGGTTGAATTCGCGGACGTCGACGCCGTACTTGCGCATCTTGTCCATGAGCTTGGCGTCACCAGCGCCGCCCGTGCCGTTCCGGAGGCCGAGCCCGTCGATCAATACCTTGGCGTCGAACTCCTCGCCCTTCATGCGCGCCAGACGCACCTTGGCCCCGAGGCGACGGGCGATGTCGTTGCCCGCCTCGTCGTTGTGCCAGATGAAGGTCTCGATGTGGAAGGACTTCTTGGCGTTCTTGATCGAGTCCATGAGCGCCTTGTGGGCCTCGTCGGCGCTGACGTGCAGCGTCACCTGGTTACGCAGGGTGGGGCTCGACAGCACGAGGTTGTCGAGCGATTTTGCCGCCTTCTTGAGGGCGGCCTTGCCCTGGTTTTCGACGATGGGGGTGCCGAGCTCGGCCAGCTTGCGCTTGACCTGGGAGCTGACGCGCTGGCCCTTGACGAGGTTGCTCGCGATCATGGGAAAACCTCCGGAACGCTTGTTTGTCCGAGGGTTTTATACCCAGCCGAGCGATTTTTCGCCTAGTTGGTGATCTTGCCGCGGATCGGGCCGCCCGGGTACTGGGCGTCTGGATCGAGGGCGTTGGCCTTGCCCGTCACGTTGTACCAGTTCTCGCCGTTGGGGCCCACGTAGGCGATGCCGTAGCCCTGCACCCGGACGGTGCCCGAAGCCTCGTCCGCGCCGGCGAGGCTGAAGTCGTCGATCCAGAACGCCTCGTTGTTGGCGTGGCGGAAGTAGTAGAGGCGGCCGCGATCGGCCAGGGTGGTCGGGGCGGTGACCCCGATGTGCCGCTCGCCGCTGCCGAGCACGACCGGCGCCGAGACGAGGCTTTGAACGTTCTCATGCCCGTCGATCGGATCGCCGCTGAGCTCGCCACCCCAGGGGTTCTTCTTGGCGTCGTCCGGCCGCCGGGCTTCCCACAGCTTGTTGAGCTCGTCGAGTTTGGGGTAGTTGGTGCTGCGGGACGCATGCTCCTCGACCAGGGCGGCGAGGGCGAGCGCGCGGCTCTTGGCCTCGCCGTTGGCGGCGCTGACCTTCACCTGGTTGTAGAGGGTGATGGCGCCGCCCAGGACGATGATTCCGATGACCATGGCCAGCGAGACTTCGATCAGGGTGAAGCCGCCGGAGCGCGTGTGGTGTCGCATGAGAGTCCCTTCGAGTGGCAAAATGTGTCGCTCACCCTCTTGTACCCAGGATTACGGGCCATTCGAGCGATCTGCATGCAAGGGCACGATTTTGCTAAGAT encodes:
- a CDS encoding DUF1385 domain-containing protein, giving the protein MLDVSTDVRLGDLAQRGPTLHPDDHLSKAQHLLRQSPGHALPVVSGDRLVGVVAEVDLLKALRLGLSGAELEAYPVRSAMTPDVVTGQAEASLASAWETMATGRLKTLPVLDGHGSFSGVVFRNDLLAALRRDLRPAQIGGLATPLGVYLTTGDHRAGAGDWGLFLTGVVMALCHLVVLNTVEGLALTMAEVPPPWAIALVEFVAYLGLLRLTPLTGFHAAEHQVVHAIERGEALLPEVLARQPREHPRCGTNVIALVFGAQLLWPLASQPVLAAVSALLLFAVWRRLGWMFQHFFTTKTPTDRQVLSAIAAGRSLLASYGLRPGYRASRLRRLWASGFLQMVAGFLVVLGVVQWLNLKFPQLGVLA
- the rseP gene encoding RIP metalloprotease RseP, yielding MTDLQRYLMVAAIIALLILIHEAGHFFCAKALRIPVKEFALGFGPKLLGFRWGETDMRLNLLPFGGYCAFLDDDPSGEYADGDKRLLRNRPVWQRFIVVSGGVAANYATAFLVLLFAALTIGFVQFKMGDLQITQVMPGQAAEQAGFKAGDRVLSVDGAAIEAPDAFIKEIGARAGKPTTVLVKRGEEQLAIAVTPNERGKIGVGIQPSSISREYQRPANPVLAAAQQQGTMTFQTVDGFAKLVTGKMSPNDLGGVIEIGRAGAFVAKNDVRDMLAFTALISIGLAIMNVLPLPALDGGHMVFLLLEAIRRKPVPKRIEEPIQQGGMVLLMGLMMLMLIKDVVKPIKYPELPAPSSAPSAPAPQK
- the hemL gene encoding glutamate-1-semialdehyde 2,1-aminomutase; translation: MTQATMNTTHSQALWAEAQDLMPGGVNSPVRAFRSVGGEPVFIDRGEGPFMWDVDGNRYVDYIGSWGPMILGHGHPAVKEALHAALERGTTYGAPSPGEVTLAKLIREALPSIEMVRLVNSGTEATMSALRLARAFTKREKIVKFIGCYHGHADMLLVQAGSGVATLGLPDSPGVTPGTVANTLTVPYNDPAAIDALFAANPDSIAAVILEPVVGNAGTLSPEPGYLEHLRAVTERYGALLIFDEVMTGFRVGYGGAQQRFGIKPDLTCLGKIIGGGLPVGAYGGRREIMEMVAPAGPMYQAGTLSGNPLATAAGIATLTQLQAPGAYERLEAAAEKLTQGLLTAAAEAGVTVQLNRVGAMFTLFFTDSPVKDWDTAKRCDTARFGRFFRAMLAEGIYLPPSQFEAAFVSMAHTDAEIAFTIEAAKRAFRALA
- a CDS encoding M23 family metallopeptidase; the encoded protein is MQSVPSGRLHRKRRVARRFLPLALLVALLAGCDDGPTVPQVNPLPGARLTSDFGSRAKDPVTGKALVDGHHDGYDLAAPMGSPIRAAKSGKVTFVGPRGGYGNAVVLEHPEGWTTLYGHASRLAVKVGQAVNAGDVIAYVGSTGHSTGPHLHYELRRNGQAVDPKLAVAAALRPTSPPAKVVRGAKTKTKTKAAPKAKVASRVKSKAKKAASNRTKVARAISRSRP
- a CDS encoding phosphatidylserine/phosphatidylglycerophosphate/cardiolipin synthase family protein, whose protein sequence is MLDNLKMVANIVWNDGPKKAKELIETPVKQALAKDQTAISKAAREAMKKTVRVAESANLHIDGKDAFKAMEKLISDAKHSLHFETFTFKDDDTGKRISDLLIKKRRDGVDVKLLLDTYGTASNLDDAPHMALYKRMRENGVDVRLHNPEVFTLAEGMPLTHRKMIIADGERFMTGGMNISDRYAKEWHDTMVTIEGPATRDAISAFNRNWTRTGAEAIPLPHYPAGPAPKTKVILNDPESDIFDLTKTFLDEIGNAKKSVKVMMPYLSDEPFIEALSKARARGVEVNVMLPRLNDEKVYLDLNNHFAEDLLENGINVRWYEGKATPDLPKEHFSHTKLMVIDDHKSILGSANADTRAFEANHELSVLIDDENFAKDVNKRLWTPDWEASPKANLATLKNAGIGEKLKREAWGAIAPLI
- a CDS encoding phosphatidylserine/phosphatidylglycerophosphate/cardiolipin synthase family protein gives rise to the protein MIASNLVKGQRVSSQVKRKLAELGTPIVENQGKAALKKAAKSLDNLVLSSPTLRNQVTLHVSADEAHKALMDSIKNAKKSFHIETFIWHNDEAGNDIARRLGAKVRLARMKGEEFDAKVLIDGLGLRNGTGGAGDAKLMDKMRKYGVDVREFNRHKVSLDPVGIPITHRKLYIADNDSFITGGRNIGDEYLKPTFKNGDKVETSWHDLLYTVKGEETDRIHREFFENWERAGGKAPSDLPKPAPVSGEAKIQSFVTDPHAGTKSLQEAHFKAIRGAQKEIMAIYPYFSDDGLINELISAKRANTAKRAELLGAAQNKYDRMAIDQAVPELQVKVLLPGHREAGGEGAVYTLLNQENARQMLQEGIDVRYFYGGKIDGKEVERFSHFKGMMIDGELLSVGSANGDARTYASNHELVTMISDPKTLKAFQEKVAIPDWESARPASLEALDAAPLTTKLKRKVLEALDFLL
- a CDS encoding type II secretion system protein, with the protein product MRHHTRSGGFTLIEVSLAMVIGIIVLGGAITLYNQVKVSAANGEAKSRALALAALVEEHASRSTNYPKLDELNKLWEARRPDDAKKNPWGGELSGDPIDGHENVQSLVSAPVVLGSGERHIGVTAPTTLADRGRLYYFRHANNEAFWIDDFSLAGADEASGTVRVQGYGIAYVGPNGENWYNVTGKANALDPDAQYPGGPIRGKITN